A window of Bacillota bacterium genomic DNA:
GTGGTGATATTATGGATAAGAGACAGCTTTTTGCAAAGAGACTGCGAGAACTACGTAAATCAAAAGGGCTTACCCAAAAAGAACTAGGTCGGCGCTTGAATGTTACTGAGGCCGCGGTCGGCATGTGGGAGCAGG
This region includes:
- a CDS encoding helix-turn-helix transcriptional regulator codes for the protein MDKRQLFAKRLRELRKSKGLTQKELGRRLNVTEAAVGMWEQ